From a single Rosa rugosa chromosome 7, drRosRugo1.1, whole genome shotgun sequence genomic region:
- the LOC133723412 gene encoding probable L-cysteine desulfhydrase, chloroplastic, with product MASSPDHNHTRTLNGDSNTHASKKPKLSFITPSEIAAEFSHHDPTVARINNGSFGSCPDSVLQAQRRWQLKYLSQPDHFYFNHLQTGILHSRTLIKDLINADHVDEVSIVDNATTAAAIVLQQAAWGFSESKFEQGDAVVMLHYAYGAVKKSIEAYVTRAGGHVIEVPLPFPLNSNDEIVTEFKKALEKGKANGRRVRLAVIDHITSMPCVVIPVKELVRICREEGVDQVFVDAAHSIGCTEVDMKEIGADYYTSNLHKWFFCPPSIAFLYCRKSPKGVELHHPVVSHEYGNGLAIESAWIGTRDYSPQLVVPAVLDFVNRFEGGVEGIRKRNHETVVEMGQMLAKAWGTHLGCPPEMCASMVMIGLPACLGISSEKDTLKLRAHLREKFGVEVPIYFRPPKNGEVESLTGYCRISHQVYNKVDDYYKFRDAINQLVSDGFTCALLSN from the coding sequence ATGGCCTCCTCCCCCGACCACAACCACACCCGCACCCTGAACGGCGATTCCAACACCCACGCCTCCAAAAAGCCCAAACTCTCCTTCATCACCCCCTCCGAAATCGCCGCCGAATTCTCCCACCACGACCCCACCGTCGCCCGAATCAACAACGGCAGCTTCGGGTCCTGCCCCGACTCCGTCCTCCAGGCCCAGCGCCGCTGGCAGCTCAAGTACCTCTCCCAGCCCGATCACTTCTACTTCAACCACCTCCAAACCGGCATCCTCCACTCCCGCACCCTCATCAAGGACCTCATCAACGCCGACCACGTCGACGAGGTCTCCATCGTCGACAACgccaccaccgccgccgccaTCGTCCTCCAGCAGGCCGCCTGGGGCTTCTCCGAGAGCAAATTCGAGCAGGGCGACGCCGTCGTCATGCTCCATTACGCCTACGGCGCCGTCAAGAAGTCGATCGAGGCCTACGTCACTCGCGCCGGCGGCCACGTCATTGAGGTACCCTTGCCGTTTCCTTTGAATTCCAACGATGAGATTGTGACCGAGTTTAAGAAAGCTTTGGAGAAGGGGAAGGCTAATGGTAGGAGGGTTAGGTTAGCTGTGATTGATCATATTACTTCAATGCCGTGTGTGGTTATACCTGTTAAGGAGTTGGTTAGGATTTGTAGGGAGGAGGGGGTTGATCAGGTTTTCGTCGATGCGGCTCACAGCATTGGGTGCACTGAGGTTGATATGAAGGAGATTGGGGCTGATTATTATACTAGTAATTTGCACAAGTGGTTCTTTTGCCCGCCGTCGATTGCGTTTTTGTATTGTAGGAAGTCGCCCAAGGGTGTGGAATTGCACCACCCGGTGGTTTCGCATGAGTATGGGAATGGATTGGCTATTGAAAGTGCTTGGATTGGGACTAGGGATTACAGCCCTCAGTTGGTTGTTCCGGCGGTTTTGGACTTTGTCAATAGGTTTGAAGGCGGAGTTGAGGGGATCAGGAAGAGAAATCATGAGACTGTTGTTGAGATGGGGCAGATGTTGGCCAAGGCTTGGGGAACACATCTTGGGTGCCCTCCAGAAATGTGTGCTAGCATGGTCATGATTGGTTTACCTGCTTGTTTGGGGATTTCAAGTGAGAAGGATACTCTAAAGTTGAGGGCGCATTTGAGGGAGAAGTTTGGTGTTGAAGTCCCTATATATTTCCGACCACCTAAGAATGGGGAGGTTGAGTCGTTAACTGGGTATTGCCGAATTTCTCATCAAGTCTACAACAAAGTTGATGATTATTACAAGTTTAGAGACGCAATTAATCAACTTGTTTCTGATGGGTTTACTTGTGCTCTACTTTCTAATTGA